The Deltaproteobacteria bacterium genome contains the following window.
ACTGATTCCCGCCCGTGCCTTTCCCATCAGCTGTCAAGGATGGGGTTCATTTAGGGAAAATGGTTTCAACGGGGGAAAACGCACTATTTCAATAGACTGTTAAGGACACCGGGGAAATCCGGAGCGAAACCAGGAGGAGAACATGAAATGGGCCTTTGTAAACGGCCGGATCATCGTGGGGGATGGCCGGCTTTTTGAGCGCGGAACCGTGCTGGTGGAAGGAGAAAGGATCACGAAAGTTACAGAAGGGAATACACCACCTATTCCCGGAGATGCAGAGATTGTTTCCCTGGAGGGACGGACCCTGATGCCCGGGTTCATTGATTGCCATGTCCATCTGTGCCTCGACGCAGGACCCGACCCGGTCGGATCCTGCCTGACCGATCCCCTGCCCATCATCGTGCTAAAGGCCGCGGATGCCGCCCGAAGGACCCTGATGGCCGGAGTCACCACGGTACGGGACCTCGGAGGAAAGGCAGGGATAGATATCCAGATCAAGCGGGCCATCACATCCGGACTGATCCAGGGCCCCCGCATGCTGGTGAGCGGACAGATGATCTGCATGACAGGGGGGCACGGATGGCAGGTAGGACGTGAAGCCGACGGCCCGGATGAAGTCCGGAAGGCGGCCCGGGAGCAGATCAAGAGCGGAGCAGACATTGTCAAGCTTATGGCTACCGGGGGAGTCATGACAGAAGGAGTGGAACCGGGGAGTCCTCAACTTTCGGAAGAAGAACTCCGGGCAGGCGTCCGGGAGGCCCACAAGGCGGGGAAGAAAACAGCCACCCATGCCATGGGGACTGAAGGCATTCTTAATGCTCTGCGGGCGGGAATCGACAGTATAGAACACGGCGTCTACCTCGACGAGGAGGCCCTGACCATAATGGCCGAACGAAACGTTCCCTTCATTCCCACCGTATCCGCCCTGTACAATATCGAAACCAAGGGGACCGAGGCGGGCATTCCGGACTTCGCGGTGGAAAAGACCTTGAGAGTCAAACCTCATCACCTTCAAAGCGTCAGAATGGCCAGAGAGGCCGGTGTTTCCATTGCCATGGGCACCGATGCCGGCACACCCTTCAACCGCCACGGTGAAAACTTAGGCGAACTGGAGCGGCTCGTGGAGTCAGGTTTTTCACCCATGGAAGCCATCGAGGCCGGAACCCGCGTAGCGGCGGGGGTCTTGGGGCTCGATGATATCCTGGGCACCATTGAAGAGGGCAAACTGGCCGACCTGATCGTGGTCGAGGGAAACCCCTTGGAGGATGTGAGCATTCTCCGGCAAAGGGAGGCTCTTGTCCATGTGATCAAGGGAGGAAAAGCGGCCGAGAAAAGCCCGAAGTAAAACCCATCATCAGAGAGGAGGAGGATCATGGCGAGGAACAAGGCACCCCTGAAAAGCATGGTGATAGTGGTTTCCCTGCTCATTGGGCTGGGATTCTGTCTCTCCCCGGCTTCAGCCCGGGCCGAAATCAATGAACTCCGAATCGGGATCGGGATCGATGCCGACACCCTGAATCCCCAGGAACAGACCACTTCCCTTTTCATGAACATCTGCTACCTCATCCACGACTTCCTGTTCTACCAGGCGGCGGACGGGACCTTGCAGCCCAGGTTGGCGGAGAGTTACTCAGTATCGAAGGACGGTCTCACTTACACCGTTCGTCTGCGCAAGGACGTGACATTCAGTGACGGGACCCCCTTTGATGCCAAGGCCATGAAACTGACCTTTGACCGTGCCTTGGACCCCAAGTTGAGAGTACCCCTGCGTTTCCTGATCGGCATGGTCAAGTCGGTCTCGATTGCGGACAAATATACCATCAAAATCCACCTCAAGTACCCCTATGCCCCCATGGCAGCCACCCTTTCGGCCCACGTTCTCCTTCCCATCTCTCCTGCGGCCATAAAAAAATACGGCCAGGACGTACGCCAGCATCCGGTCGGAGCCGGCCCTTACGTGCTGAAGGAATGGGTGAAAGGAGACAAAATAGTTCTGGAGCGAAACGAGCATTACTGGGGCAAGCGACCCACCGTGAAAAGACTGGTCTTCAAGGTCGTCCCCGAGACATCCACCCGGGAGGCCATGCTCAGGAGCGGCGAACTGGATATATGTTACAAGCCTTCCCCCGCCAATGTGGCGGCCCTCAAGGCCGATCCCGGCATCACGGTGGAGATGCCCTTGGACACCCGTACCATCTTCATGGGCATGAACTGCCAAAAGGGCCCGACCCGGAACAAGCTTGTACGCCAGGCTTTGAATTATGCCGTGGACAAGAAGGCCATTGTAAAGAAAATTCTCTTCGACACCGGCGTGCCCATGGACGGACCCACCTCTCCCCTCCTCTTCGGTTATCACAAAATGGCCCACCAGTACGATTACAACCCCGAAAAGGCTAAGGAACTCCTGAAGAAGGCCAACTTTGATTTCAATCAGACCCTCCACATGCGGACCCCCAACGGGCGTTACAACTTCGACAAACAGGTCTCCGAGGCCATCCAGGCCTATTTCCAGGCAATCGGCATCAAAACGGAACTCAGGACTTATGACTGGCCGACTTACGTTGCCGGCCTGCTCAAGCCCATCGAACAAAGCGAACTGGAACTCTTTCTGTTGGGGTGGGGGCCCATGATCCTGGACGCTGATATGGCCCTTTACGGGCAATTCCATTCCAGTGTCAATCCTCCCAAGGGTCTCGGCTCATCTTTTTACACTAACGCCGAATTCGATGATCTGCTCGAGAAGACCAGGAGGGAACAAGACCCGCAAAAACGGCTGGCCCTTTTCAAGAGGGCCTCTGAGATTGTTTGGGATGATTGCCCCTGGCTGTGGCTCCACGTGGAAAAATTCGTCATCGCTTACAGAAGCGACCTGACCAATCTCCTGGTCACCAACACGGAGATGTTCTTCCCGACTTACATGAAGAAAAAGTAATTCGAGGAGGTTCCGCCGGTCCGATCGCTGTTTTCGATCGGACCGGCTTCTAATGGATGAATCCGGGATGATCCGTCTGCTCTTCTACCTGGTCATTCTGGATTGGGAAGGCATGGCACGTACGTGGGGACATGTTGCCCTGAGATCATGGGGATGGGAGGCGATGTTTTTCTTCCCTGATAAGCAGGGCGCAAAGGAAGGCCATGAGGGAAAGGGCCGCCGAGATGATAAAGGCAGGATGATAACTACCCGTCCGGTCGAAGATCACACCGCCCATGAAGGCCCAGAACCCACCGCCTATGTGGTGGATAGTGGTAATGAATCCCGAGATGAGGCCCAGATTTGAAAAACCGAAAAGCCTGCCCACCAGGATCGCATTCAACGGCGCCGTAATCAGCAGGGTGAAGCCGAAGGCGCCGGAGAAAAAATAAAAACCCGCCCTGGTATGAAACCGAAGCAAGAGAAGAAAGAGGAAAGTGCGCAGGAGGAAGGTGAGAGCGATGGGAATCTTCGTTCCGATCCTGTCCGAGAGGGGGCCTGCCACAAGGATTCCCGCAAGGCTCAGGAGCCCGAGCCATCCCAGCATGTTACCGGCAATGGCCGGTGAAATTCCGTAGTCTGTCACCATAGGGATGAGATGGGTGGTGACTAAAAAATCCCCGCCGCCGCAGACGAACATTACAAACACAAAGAGCCAAAAAGAACGGGTCCTCATGGCCTGGCGAAGCCCCAGGTCCGGCAAACCCGCCTCAGCCGACCGGCTGTCGTCTCCCGCCTCCGAAGCTCCCCCTTCCACGTATCCCCAGGGTTTAAGCCCAAGGCCCTGTGGATCCCCTTTTATGACGAAAAGGGCAAGACCCAGAATCACGACCAACATCAGCAGCCCGAGGACGAAGTAGGAACACCTCCAACCATATCGAAGCACCAGCCCGGTGAAGGCTGGAACCAGGATGAACTGCCCCAGACAGCTCCCTGCCAGGCCCAGGCTGACGGCCAAGCCCCGGTGTCTGTGGAACCACTTGCTCAAAAGGGCGGCGACCAGGGGAACGGTGGTTCCTCCCATGCCGACGGCGGCCAATACCCCGTATAAGAGAAAAAACTGCCAGAATCGCTCAACCAGGGCCAGGCCCATGAATCCGGAGG
Protein-coding sequences here:
- a CDS encoding amidohydrolase family protein, with protein sequence MKWAFVNGRIIVGDGRLFERGTVLVEGERITKVTEGNTPPIPGDAEIVSLEGRTLMPGFIDCHVHLCLDAGPDPVGSCLTDPLPIIVLKAADAARRTLMAGVTTVRDLGGKAGIDIQIKRAITSGLIQGPRMLVSGQMICMTGGHGWQVGREADGPDEVRKAAREQIKSGADIVKLMATGGVMTEGVEPGSPQLSEEELRAGVREAHKAGKKTATHAMGTEGILNALRAGIDSIEHGVYLDEEALTIMAERNVPFIPTVSALYNIETKGTEAGIPDFAVEKTLRVKPHHLQSVRMAREAGVSIAMGTDAGTPFNRHGENLGELERLVESGFSPMEAIEAGTRVAAGVLGLDDILGTIEEGKLADLIVVEGNPLEDVSILRQREALVHVIKGGKAAEKSPK
- a CDS encoding ABC transporter substrate-binding protein, producing MARNKAPLKSMVIVVSLLIGLGFCLSPASARAEINELRIGIGIDADTLNPQEQTTSLFMNICYLIHDFLFYQAADGTLQPRLAESYSVSKDGLTYTVRLRKDVTFSDGTPFDAKAMKLTFDRALDPKLRVPLRFLIGMVKSVSIADKYTIKIHLKYPYAPMAATLSAHVLLPISPAAIKKYGQDVRQHPVGAGPYVLKEWVKGDKIVLERNEHYWGKRPTVKRLVFKVVPETSTREAMLRSGELDICYKPSPANVAALKADPGITVEMPLDTRTIFMGMNCQKGPTRNKLVRQALNYAVDKKAIVKKILFDTGVPMDGPTSPLLFGYHKMAHQYDYNPEKAKELLKKANFDFNQTLHMRTPNGRYNFDKQVSEAIQAYFQAIGIKTELRTYDWPTYVAGLLKPIEQSELELFLLGWGPMILDADMALYGQFHSSVNPPKGLGSSFYTNAEFDDLLEKTRREQDPQKRLALFKRASEIVWDDCPWLWLHVEKFVIAYRSDLTNLLVTNTEMFFPTYMKKK
- a CDS encoding MFS transporter — its product is MVFHKKGAVSPLASNTRSPLFFGWYVLAACFVILFLTSGARFTIGVVFKPLMAEFGWDRSAVSLAFFANMTVFALSLLVTGRAYDRYGPRWVIAFSAVLLTSGFMGLALVERFWQFFLLYGVLAAVGMGGTTVPLVAALLSKWFHRHRGLAVSLGLAGSCLGQFILVPAFTGLVLRYGWRCSYFVLGLLMLVVILGLALFVIKGDPQGLGLKPWGYVEGGASEAGDDSRSAEAGLPDLGLRQAMRTRSFWLFVFVMFVCGGGDFLVTTHLIPMVTDYGISPAIAGNMLGWLGLLSLAGILVAGPLSDRIGTKIPIALTFLLRTFLFLLLLRFHTRAGFYFFSGAFGFTLLITAPLNAILVGRLFGFSNLGLISGFITTIHHIGGGFWAFMGGVIFDRTGSYHPAFIISAALSLMAFLCALLIREEKHRLPSP